A single Cannabis sativa cultivar Pink pepper isolate KNU-18-1 chromosome 7, ASM2916894v1, whole genome shotgun sequence DNA region contains:
- the LOC133029218 gene encoding uncharacterized protein LOC133029218, which produces MLASQSRQKSYADPKRRDVEFQVGDFVFLRVSPMKGIRRFGKKGKLSPRFIGPFEILEKVGQVAYRLALPPALSGVHNVFHVSMLRKYVSDTTHILSYEDIELQTDLSYEEQPVQILDRKEKVLRNKTIPLVKVLWRNNKVEEATWELESQMRELYPELFR; this is translated from the coding sequence atgcttgcttcccaaagtagacagaaaagctacgcagatccaaagcgtagagatgttgaattccaagttggggattttgtttttcttcgggtgtccccaatgaaaggaattcgaaggttcgggaagaaaggaaagttgagtcccagatttattggtccatttgagattcttgagaaagtaggtcaggtagcttatcggttggctctacctcctgctttatctggggttcataacgtgtttcatgtctcgatgcttcggaaatatgtatctgacacaactcatattttaagttatgaagacatcgAGCTCCAAACCGACCTgtcgtatgaagaacaaccagtacagatcttagacaggaaagaaaaggtgttgcgaaacaagactattccactagtcaaagtgttgtggcggaacaacaaagttgaagaagcgacttgggaattagagtcgcagatgcgggaactgtatcccgagcttttcaggtaa